In Thermodesulfobacteriota bacterium, the genomic stretch GTTCCAGGCCGTAAAGGGGCCGGGGCTGACACTTCTCATCCCCGGCATCCAGAAGATGATGAAGGTGAGCCTACGTACTGTCGCGATGGACGTGCCTCCGCAGGAGGTCATAACCAAGGACAACGTCTCGGTGAGGGTGAACGCGGTCATCTATTTCAGGGTGGTGAACTCGGACAAGGCCGTAATCGCGATAGAGAACTTCCTCTACGCCACGAGCCAGCTTGCCCAGACGACCTTGAGGAGCGTCTGCGGACAGGCCGAGCTCGACGAGCTCCTTACCGAAAGGGAGAATATAAACAAGAGCATACAGGCGATACTCGACCGCCAGACCGACCCCTGGGGCATAAAGGTGAGCATAGTCGAGGTCAAGGCCATAGACCTACCCGAGGAGATGAAGCGCGCCATGGCAAAGCAGGCCGAGGCCGAGAGGGAGAAGAGGGCCAAGATAATCCACGCGGAAGGCGAGGCTGTTGCAGCCACCCGGATATTCGACGCAGCCGAGCTCCTCGCAAAGAACCCGGTATCGCTACAGCTCCGGTATCTCCAGACGCTTACCGAGATAGCCGCGGAGAAGAACTCGACCATACTCTTCCCGCTGCCCATGGACCTCATAAAGCCGTTTCTGAAGGCCTTGAAGACGGAATGACAGGATGGCCGAAAACCACCCCGCGTCAGGCCACAGGAAAAGGCTCAAGGAGAGGTTCCTCAAGTCCTCGCTCCAGGGCCTGCACGACTACGAGGCCGTAGAGCTCCTCCTTGCCTACGCCATCCCGAGGAGGGACGTAAAGCCCCTTGCCAAAAAGCTGCTTAAGGAGTTCAAGGGGCTTAAAGGGGTACTGGAGGCCTCTCCGGAGAGGCTCAAGGAAGCGAGCGGTCTCGGCGAGGCGAGCGCCCTCCTGCTGGCGCTCGTAAGGGAGGCGGCCAGGGCATATCTTTCGGAGAGGAGCACCTCCTTTAGGGGGGTCGTATCTTCCCCGAAGGACGCCGTGAGGGTGCTGCGAGATTCTCCGGAAGGCGCTGGAAAAGAGGGCCTTTTCGCGCTCTATCTGAACTCCAAGAACGAGGTCCTCGGAGTGGAGTCGATGGGAGAGGCTTCTGAGCCGGTTTCCCCCAAGACGGTCATCAGGAAGGCCTTCAGCCACAACGCCAGGTCGATGATACTTGTGAACTCGAAAAAGGGGAAGGCAGTTGCCGCGGCAGGGGAGCGGGGGCTTGCCGCGGAGATAGACGCCGCGGCCTCGTCCATAGACATACTCGTGCACGATTACATAATCGCTGGGGACGAGGGGTTGCTGAGCGCGAGGGAGCTGGGGTGGCTGAGGGCTAAGAATTGATTCAAGGGCAAGCTTGAAAAAATTGAGCTTTACCCGGATTCTGCGTAGTTACGGTAATAAAAATGCTCACATATTGTCATATATGCTCCGCTTTTTATTCCAGGCCTTCCGGAAAAGCGGGAAAAATCTCTAATTGTTAGAGGTTGCCTACAACGACTTGATTTGAAAATTGGTGCCCCTCTTTTTTGAAGAGGGGCAGGGGAGATTATCTTTCTTCCAGGCAGCTTCTTTATTCCATTTAGAGAAACGGTCAGAAACCCCCGGCCTTTCAAGGCCGGGGATGAATGGCCGCCCGTAGCGAAGCCAGCGTAAGCTGGCGTAGCGGAGGCAATATCGCCTCACGGTTTCCCGATACCCCGGCCTTCAGGCCGGGGAGAGGTTCATCAGCTTGCTGAAAAACTCCGTTTTTATTCTCTCTCGGGTTTAATACCCCGCAGCTTGCTGCGCTGTCTTTTAACTCCTCCCCCTTGATGGGGGAGGTTGGGAGGGGGTGAAGGATAAGTCACCCTCCCCTCTTATCCCCTCCCATCAAGGGAGGGGATGTTTGAAGATACCCCGCAGCTTGCTGCGGGGAGGTTCATTTCAGGCTGCTCGAAAAGCTCCATATGCGAGGCGTCGAGGAGCGAGGAATGCGGCGTACTTTTCGTGTACGCCGCAGTGACGAGCGACGAAGACAACGAAGCAGATGGACTTTTTCAGCAGCCTTTTCTGAAAAAGAAAGGATCCAGGTTTAGCCAGGCCTCAAGCGCGCGGCCGCTCCCTCAGGACCCTCACAAGGTATGCCCTTGCGTCAGCCACCGCCTCTCCAACGCCCTTGCCTTTGGCAAGCCCGGCGGCTATGCCTGCCGAGAGTATGCACCCGGTGCCGTGGAAACGGCCTATCCCGCCCTTAAGCCGCCTTCCCCTGTAGTATCTGAACGACAGCCCGTCGAATAACACGTCCACCGGCTCTCCCTCAAGGTGGCCGCCCTTCACGAGCGCGTGCCTCGCGCCCATTTCGAATAGCCGCCTTGCCGCGAGTTCCATCTCTTTTACACCGTTTATCCGCCTTACTCCAGTCAGGGCCGCTGCCTCGTCAAGGTTCGGCATGACGACATGGATTGATGCAAGGATGGACCTGATTTCAGAAAGGCCGTCCTTCGTAAGTAACGACTTCCCGCTCGTTGACCGGAGCACCGGGTCGAGCACCACGTTCGGGAGTGACCGCCTTTTTATCAGGTTCCTTATCGCCCGGAGGTTTTCGGGGCTGCCAGCCATGCCGATCTTTACCGCGTTGACCTCGAACTCTTCCAGAAGGGCATCGGCCTGCCTTGCCACAAAGCGCGGCGGTACAGGGAGAGCAGCCTTGAAGTCGGTAGAATTCTGGGCCGTAAGCGCCGCGGCCACCGAAAGGCCGCACACCCCGAGCTCGTGGAAGGTAAGGAGGTCCCTCTGGAGGCCCGCGCCGCCCGAGGGGTCTGACCCCGCTATGGTGAGGACCGTTTTCATGAAAGCCCGAAGAGGTAGGTGAAAAGGGACTGGAAGACGCCGATAATGAAGCCCATTATGCCCCCGAGGTATTCGAGATGCTTAAGCTCCCTGGTTATGAAGTCCGTAAGGAGCCTCTCGAACCTCATGAGGTCGAGCTGGTCTATGCGCGTTACCAGCAGCTCCTTTACGTCTATCCTGTCCCTGACCTTTGCCGCAAGCGTACCCTTTTTCCTGTCGAGGTGAGTTACTATCTCCCTCGTAAGGAGGAGCTTGATCTGGCTCTTGAGGTTCTCCGAGACGAGGCCCACGACAGGGAGCTTCAAGAACCTTGAGGAGAACCTGTGCTCCACGGCCTCCTCCACTGTCCTTTCGACCTCCCTTTCCCAGTTGAGCCCCGAGAGGGCCTTCCCAAGGTCCTCTGAGGAGAGGAGTTCTTTTTCTATGGTCCGGGCTATGGACCTTGCTATCTCCTTCCGCCTCTTCGGTATTATGCCCTGTATGCGGAAGCCGAGCACCTCCAGCGGGATATGCGGCCTGAAAAGCAGCTTTATCGCGACGTAGTTCGTGAGCCAGCCTATGGCGGCCCCGATTATGGGGGGGAGTATGAGATTAAGGTACATCTGTTGATTTTAGAGGCTGCTGAAAAGTCCATCAGCGTCAAAGGCTACGTCGCTGGACACTCCGGCGTACACGAAAAGTACGCCTCATTCCTCGCTCCCCTATTCCAACGGGGGCCTCGCTTCTGGAGCTTTTTGAGCAGCCTGTGATTTTGAGTTTTTTAGCAACCTGTCAGGTGTAAATCCCAAATTTTTAGAGGTTGATATAAGTTTCTTGGGGATGCTCAAGAGGGGTAACCGGCGGAGAGGTTGAGGGCGGGGCCTGCTCAGCGGAAGCCCTTTTTGGACGCCTCCTCCTCGAAATACTTCTTGTAGAGTATGTCCCACTCGCGGCTTCCCTCGGGGACATCTCTTGAGAGCGAGCGTATCTTTGCCCGGGCCGCGGTGTCGGCCTCGTCCTCGACCTTCAAATACCCGGTCATGGCCTTCTTTATCTCGGCAAGGGCCTTGTCCTCGTCGGTAAAGTCCACGAGGTCGTCCTTCCATACGCCGTCGAAAAGGAGGTGGGCTATGTGCGATATCCTGTCGTCCGAGAGCCTCAAGGCAACCTCTATAAATTAGAGTTTTTTACCGCTTTTCCCTGAAGGGCGGGAATAAAAAACGGAGCATATATGTGAATATGTGAGCATTTTTATTCCCGGCTGACACAGAGCCCGGGGAAAAGGCCATTTTAAAGGTTGCCTCAAAGGACTATGCCCCTTTCCCTGGCCAGCTTGCCCTTTATCATGTTGAACATCTTCCTGTAATCGAGCCTGTCCTTGTCGATCGCTCCGGCATGGCTCTGGAGAAGCCCCTCTACCTCCCTGTCGAGCTCGTCCTCGGCCCGGAGGTCCGCCAAAAAGACCTCGGTCATCTTCTCGAAGGCCTTTCTCTCGTCGGCCTTGAAGACCACGAGTCCCCCGTCTTTAAGCCTTTCGAGGACGTTCCTGACTATCTTCTCGACCTGGTCCCTGGAGAGTTTCATGAACCGAAAATATCACAGGATACCAATGTTTGCAAGGGTGTTGACACGTGGCCTTTTTTAGACTATAAATTATCGAATGCTCCTTGCGGAGCTCAGTCAAACGAGGCAAGCCCTCTTGCATTGAAAACCGAGGAAAAGCCCTCTCCCGCTATCGAGTTTTTTGCG encodes the following:
- a CDS encoding slipin family protein; this translates as MDMDFGIGAGTLVLIALAVLFLWSAVKILPEYERGVIFFLGRFQAVKGPGLTLLIPGIQKMMKVSLRTVAMDVPPQEVITKDNVSVRVNAVIYFRVVNSDKAVIAIENFLYATSQLAQTTLRSVCGQAELDELLTERENINKSIQAILDRQTDPWGIKVSIVEVKAIDLPEEMKRAMAKQAEAEREKRAKIIHAEGEAVAATRIFDAAELLAKNPVSLQLRYLQTLTEIAAEKNSTILFPLPMDLIKPFLKALKTE
- a CDS encoding JAB domain-containing protein — translated: MAENHPASGHRKRLKERFLKSSLQGLHDYEAVELLLAYAIPRRDVKPLAKKLLKEFKGLKGVLEASPERLKEASGLGEASALLLALVREAARAYLSERSTSFRGVVSSPKDAVRVLRDSPEGAGKEGLFALYLNSKNEVLGVESMGEASEPVSPKTVIRKAFSHNARSMILVNSKKGKAVAAAGERGLAAEIDAAASSIDILVHDYIIAGDEGLLSARELGWLRAKN
- the thiD gene encoding bifunctional hydroxymethylpyrimidine kinase/phosphomethylpyrimidine kinase is translated as MKTVLTIAGSDPSGGAGLQRDLLTFHELGVCGLSVAAALTAQNSTDFKAALPVPPRFVARQADALLEEFEVNAVKIGMAGSPENLRAIRNLIKRRSLPNVVLDPVLRSTSGKSLLTKDGLSEIRSILASIHVVMPNLDEAAALTGVRRINGVKEMELAARRLFEMGARHALVKGGHLEGEPVDVLFDGLSFRYYRGRRLKGGIGRFHGTGCILSAGIAAGLAKGKGVGEAVADARAYLVRVLRERPRA
- a CDS encoding DUF445 family protein; translated protein: MYLNLILPPIIGAAIGWLTNYVAIKLLFRPHIPLEVLGFRIQGIIPKRRKEIARSIARTIEKELLSSEDLGKALSGLNWEREVERTVEEAVEHRFSSRFLKLPVVGLVSENLKSQIKLLLTREIVTHLDRKKGTLAAKVRDRIDVKELLVTRIDQLDLMRFERLLTDFITRELKHLEYLGGIMGFIIGVFQSLFTYLFGLS
- a CDS encoding DUF507 family protein → MRLSDDRISHIAHLLFDGVWKDDLVDFTDEDKALAEIKKAMTGYLKVEDEADTAARAKIRSLSRDVPEGSREWDILYKKYFEEEASKKGFR
- a CDS encoding DUF507 family protein; the encoded protein is MKLSRDQVEKIVRNVLERLKDGGLVVFKADERKAFEKMTEVFLADLRAEDELDREVEGLLQSHAGAIDKDRLDYRKMFNMIKGKLARERGIVL